From Bacillota bacterium, the proteins below share one genomic window:
- the carB gene encoding carbamoyl-phosphate synthase large subunit yields the protein MPKDPSIRKVMVIGSGPIVIGQAAEFDYSGTQACRALKEEGVQVVLINSNPATIMTDTEIADRVYIEPLTIDFAERVIARERPDGLLPTLGGQTGLNLAAQLAEAGVLEKYDVRLLGTPLSAIQKAEDRELFRETMKAIGEPVPESWIVESDEQLQEVAKICPYPAIVRPAYTLGGTGGGIAYSEEELLHIGQLGMNLSMRHQVLVERCLLGWKEIEYEVMRDGANTCITVCNMENLDPMGVHTGDSIVVAPSQTLSDKEYHMLRTASLNIIRALGIEGGCNVQLALDPNSFQYYVIEVNPRVSRSSALASKATGYPIARVAAKIAIGLHLDEIENAVTKKTKACFEPALDYVVVKFPRWPFDKFVTADRRIGTQMKATGEVMAIDRTFEGALMKAIRSLEIGATGLTRRGTAALSDMQIEEGLAVATDERIFIVAEAFRRGMMVEEVAQLSNIDPWFLEKIRQLVEMETRLRLHARELRELVHNPCDQHPAAELLRLAKGKGFPDAMLADIAGVDELELRRARKALGIEPVYKMVDTCAAEFEAETPYYYSSYEQGESG from the coding sequence ATGCCAAAAGATCCAAGCATTCGAAAAGTGATGGTCATCGGTTCGGGACCGATTGTCATCGGTCAGGCGGCGGAGTTCGACTATTCGGGCACGCAGGCGTGCCGCGCTCTGAAAGAGGAGGGCGTGCAGGTAGTGCTTATCAACTCGAACCCCGCGACCATCATGACCGACACCGAGATTGCCGACCGCGTCTATATCGAGCCGTTGACGATAGATTTTGCCGAGCGGGTTATCGCGCGGGAGCGACCGGACGGACTGCTTCCCACGCTGGGGGGACAGACGGGCTTGAACCTTGCCGCGCAGCTGGCGGAGGCGGGCGTTCTCGAAAAGTATGATGTGCGTTTGCTGGGCACGCCGCTCTCCGCCATCCAGAAGGCTGAAGACCGCGAGCTGTTCCGTGAGACAATGAAAGCCATCGGCGAACCAGTGCCCGAGTCGTGGATTGTGGAAAGCGACGAGCAGCTGCAGGAAGTGGCGAAAATCTGCCCCTATCCGGCGATTGTGCGTCCCGCCTACACGCTGGGCGGCACGGGCGGTGGCATCGCCTACAGCGAAGAAGAGCTGCTTCACATCGGTCAGCTGGGCATGAATCTGTCCATGCGCCATCAGGTGCTGGTGGAGCGGTGCTTGCTAGGCTGGAAGGAGATCGAGTACGAGGTGATGCGGGACGGCGCGAACACCTGCATCACCGTGTGTAACATGGAGAACCTGGACCCGATGGGCGTGCACACGGGCGACAGCATCGTGGTTGCGCCCAGCCAGACACTCAGCGATAAAGAGTACCACATGTTGCGCACCGCCTCACTCAACATCATCCGCGCGCTGGGCATCGAGGGCGGCTGCAACGTGCAGCTGGCGTTAGACCCGAACAGCTTCCAGTATTACGTCATCGAGGTGAACCCGCGTGTGTCGCGTTCCTCTGCGCTGGCGTCTAAGGCAACGGGCTATCCCATCGCGCGGGTGGCAGCCAAAATCGCGATTGGGTTGCATCTGGACGAAATCGAGAACGCGGTCACCAAAAAGACGAAAGCGTGCTTTGAGCCCGCGCTGGACTATGTGGTGGTGAAGTTCCCGCGCTGGCCGTTTGACAAGTTCGTCACCGCTGACCGGCGTATCGGCACGCAGATGAAGGCGACGGGCGAGGTGATGGCGATAGACCGCACCTTTGAGGGCGCGCTGATGAAAGCCATCCGCAGTCTGGAAATCGGCGCGACGGGGCTGACGCGACGCGGTACCGCCGCGCTGTCCGACATGCAGATTGAAGAGGGTTTAGCGGTAGCGACCGACGAACGTATCTTCATCGTCGCCGAAGCGTTCCGGCGTGGCATGATGGTGGAAGAGGTGGCGCAGCTGTCGAATATTGACCCCTGGTTCCTCGAGAAAATCCGGCAGCTGGTGGAGATGGAGACCCGCCTGCGCCTGCACGCCCGCGAACTGCGCGAGCTGGTGCACAACCCGTGCGACCAGCATCCGGCAGCGGAACTGCTTCGTCTCGCCAAAGGCAAAGGTTTTCCCGATGCCATGCTGGCGGACATCGCGGGGGTGGACGAACTGGAACTGCGTCGCGCCCGCAAGGCACTGGGCATTGAACCCGTCTACAAGATGGTGGACACCTGCGCCGCCGAGTTCGAGGCAGAGACGCCCTACTACTATTCCTCCTACGAGCAGGGAGAGAGCGGGTAG